The genomic window TTTCTCGTAAAATATCTCTCCGTATTCTCCTCCTTGAGAAAGGAGGTTTGAGAGTATGAAGCCCGCTTTATCTTTGATAAGTTCTTTTACCTCTTCCATCTTGACCATATCTGTCCTCCTTAAAAATCAAGTTCATCAAAATTTGCTTCTCCAATAACTTCAAGCCCTCTTATATGCCTCTTGAAGCCTTCTACGATGTCCTTTAACTCCTCAAATCTGTCCGGAGAAGCTATTATATCCACTATACCCTCTCCCTTCTTGCGTGTTCTTGTCAGGGCAACTCTGTCAAGCCCGTCCACAAGGGAGTTCAGGAAACCTACCTCATTTATGGGAACTCTGACGGTCAGTATGCGTGCTTTAACTTCCTTTTTCCTTCCGCTCATACTTCACAACCTTAGCGTTGAATAGCTCCATGACTTTCAGAACAGACTCGTCGTATTCCTTGTCTCCTCTTTTTTTTTCAGTATATCAAACTCAATCTCAGGGACGTTCTTCCTGAGGTTGTCAAATTCTGTCCTGAAGGCTTTGTAAGTTTCCTCATCAATCTGGAAAACCTCTTTACCGTTAATCCGAGACCTCTTGGAACCCTTCAAGGCTTTAAAAGCAACAGGGGAAAGGAGCTTTCTGATCCTATCTTCAAGGCTTTCCTCTTTTGGCTCTGGGGACTGTTCAGGCACAACCCTACCTGTGGACAATGCCTCCGATATAGGAACTATATCCTTTATGAGAGAGCTCTTTATCACTGCAAGTTCATAAGCTTTTATTGCAGGTCTGCTCCTTGCCTCAAACTTTCCCCTATTTACTATGTTTTCAAGGTATAGGAGACTCTCAAGGGGGAATTCCTTGAACTCTTCATAGCTTTCAGGGTTTTCCACCAGACCTGAGGGGTCTTCAAGGCTTTTGATTAGCAGGGCTTTTCTAATTTCTTCCTCAAGGTTGTCCCAGAACTTGGAGAGGTTGTACCCTCTTGTGTAAAGTTCGTTCAACTCTCTTATCGCCTGCTGAACTTCTGAATTTAGTAAAAGCTTCATAAAGCTCTTGACCTTGTCGCCGCTCAGAATACCTAGGAAATCTTCAATGACCTCCTGGGTTACGTTGCCTTCCCCGAAAACACTCGCCTGGTCAAGCAAAGATGCAGCATCTCTCATACAACCCTCAGAGGCTTGGGCTATTGACCTGAGAGCCTCCTCCGTATATTTCAGGTTCTCCTGCTCACATATATTCTTCAAGTACTCAACCACTTTTTCTTCACTTACCCTCCCGAAGATTATCCTCTGGCATCGGGAAAGTATCGTCGGTATTATCTTCTCATACTCGGTCGTACAGAGGATAAAGACAGTCCTCGGAGGTGGTTCTTCCAAAGTCTTCAGGAGTGCATTAAAGGCTTCTTTTGTAAGCATATGAGCTTCATCAATTATGTAAACCTTGAACTTCCCCTTTATGGGTGTGTAGGATACAGCCTCCCTTATCGCTCTTATGTCATCTATACCTCGGTTAGAGGCAGCGTCCATCTCTATCAGGTCTGGAAAGTTACCCCTGTCTATTTCAATACAGTTTTCACAGGTGCCACAGGGTTCTCCATCCTGAGGATTGATACAGTTGAGAGATTTTGCCAGTATCCTTGCTATTGTGGTCTTACCCACCCCCCTTGGACCGGCAAACAGATATGCGTGAGATATCCTTTTGCTCCTGACCGCATTCTTCAGGACTTTTACCGGAACTTCCTGACCTATTACCTCTCTAAAAAACTTTGGTCTGTATTTCCTAGCAAAGGGAACGTACATAGCAATATTTTACCCCGCACCCGGGACGGCAGGCTTACCCTTGCTCCCTTTCGGGCCTGGGGGAGTTCACCCTGTCCCGTTGCGGGGCTGTTTATAAATATAGGTCAGCAGGGACATTCTTTCACGCCGAACTTCCTGTAAAGGGAAACTACTGGGCACCAGTTAGTAAAGGCTGACTGTATCTGGTTTAGAGCCATAAACAGGACAAAAACCTTCCAGAAAAGATTAACGTTACTGCCTGCAAGTCCGAAGAAAAAGACAATCAAAAGCATAACCCCTGAGGTGAGTCTAAGCATCCTGTCCATACTCATCTCTTTACCTCCTGTTTAATATTATTAGAATATTCTAATATTCTTATCAATCTTTGCAAGCTCTCCCTATGGGGCTATATTAAATAGGAATCCGGTACCTAAGGAAGTGAGCCATGATTACTCTTGACTTAAAGGAAATCTTTGAGAGAT from Hydrogenivirga caldilitoris includes these protein-coding regions:
- a CDS encoding DUF4911 domain-containing protein, which codes for MSGRKKEVKARILTVRVPINEVGFLNSLVDGLDRVALTRTRKKGEGIVDIIASPDRFEELKDIVEGFKRHIRGLEVIGEANFDELDF
- the dnaX gene encoding DNA polymerase III subunit gamma/tau — its product is MYVPFARKYRPKFFREVIGQEVPVKVLKNAVRSKRISHAYLFAGPRGVGKTTIARILAKSLNCINPQDGEPCGTCENCIEIDRGNFPDLIEMDAASNRGIDDIRAIREAVSYTPIKGKFKVYIIDEAHMLTKEAFNALLKTLEEPPPRTVFILCTTEYEKIIPTILSRCQRIIFGRVSEEKVVEYLKNICEQENLKYTEEALRSIAQASEGCMRDAASLLDQASVFGEGNVTQEVIEDFLGILSGDKVKSFMKLLLNSEVQQAIRELNELYTRGYNLSKFWDNLEEEIRKALLIKSLEDPSGLVENPESYEEFKEFPLESLLYLENIVNRGKFEARSRPAIKAYELAVIKSSLIKDIVPISEALSTGRVVPEQSPEPKEESLEDRIRKLLSPVAFKALKGSKRSRINGKEVFQIDEETYKAFRTEFDNLRKNVPEIEFDILKKKEETRNTTSLF
- a CDS encoding YgaP family membrane protein, translating into MDRMLRLTSGVMLLIVFFFGLAGSNVNLFWKVFVLFMALNQIQSAFTNWCPVVSLYRKFGVKECPC